The sequence below is a genomic window from Acipenser ruthenus unplaced genomic scaffold, fAciRut3.2 maternal haplotype, whole genome shotgun sequence.
AATGTACATTTATACCACCTGTATTTTCCCCATTCTAATCTTCATACtaatatgttttttaatgtatttattcacagGTATTTTGAAGAAGCAGCTATGGAGAAAGAAAACTCATCCTACGTTACAATGTTTACCCTTTCTGGATTAAATGAATCaagcacaaataaatacatctattttTCTTTCACTCTCCTGGGTTATCTCTTTatcatttgtgttaatttaattCTAATTGTAATAATAGCTCTTGAAAAGACACTTCATGAACCCATGTATTTCTTCCTCTGTAATCTGAGTGCTAATGCACTGTATGGAACTGCTGGTTTCTTTCCTAAACTACTGTTTGATTTTCTGTCTGATACGCATGTCATCTCGTATTCTGGGTGCCTGCTACAAATATTTGTCATCTACAGTTTTTCCACATGCGAATTATCAAATTTAACAGTGATGGCCTATGATAGGTATGTGGCAATATGCAGGCCCCTGGAGTACCATGCTATCATGTCGCCTTTGACGACTGGTAAATTAATACTGTTTTCTTGGATTTTTCCACTctgttgtttctgtgttgttactCTGTTGGCTTTCAGGTTGCCCTTATGTGGCTCCCACATTGAAAAACTATTTTGTGATAACTGGTCAATTGTGAAATTATCTTGTGTAGATACTACTGTTAATAATGTAAATGGATATGTTATAATATGCATATTCTTTGCACATttcctctttattttattttcttacatgAAAATACTCAGAGTGTGCCAGACATCTAGTATAGCAATGAGTAAATGTTTGCAGACCTGTTTGCCACATTTGTTGTCTGTGATCAATTACTCAATTGCCTTGCTTTTtgatgtaatgtacagtaaatacgGTTCATATGATATTCCACAGGTTTTACACAATCTCCTGTCAGTGGAATTTCTAATCGTCCCTCCTATTTTCAATCCTGTCATTTATGGTTTAaactttcaaaagatccggaACAAAGTCACAAGAATGTGCAGCAGAAACAAAGTCATTCACACTTAATAGATTCCAGATGTAGTTGCTACTATCGCCATACATTTATAAGAAATCAAAACTTTTAATTGgatattgttttttataattatacaggattatttaatttgtaattgactCAACAGAATCAGGTAAATTAAATGGACCCGATGCACTTTTTCAACTTCATTGTAAACCTCTTCCTGAACCCTTCTTGGTTTTGTTAATATAAGctgaaatgcttatttattaaGGGTCACCCATTTCTGAGGGTAGCTTcacattttatatagaaaaatgtatCATCAAAGGAATCAAATGTATTGCAGGCATAAGAGCAGCTTcttatgtaaaaaagaatgtaatatttaatgatttcagggaatgtaatgtattttaaactgaaatagtTTATATCCATGCTAAGCACAAGTACATTACACGTGTACGAAGCaaatagataaatacattgtTGGTCTTGTGGTTAAAAACAGTAATTCCAGTCAAACCTTCAAAGCAGATTCCTGTACAggttaatatgcatgtttttatCATTTCAGAAACAATAAAGAGATGTATTAAATAAGCCATAATTCATGACatgatttatatttgtatataatgttaACACTAATGCACAACCTTGAATATCTTGTTTTTATAATATGGCTTAAATACgattgaatacatattttatgttatatactgtataaatacaatgtggtatgtatgtatattaatgtatttgatgtataaaatgcatccttacagtaaaaaaaaaagtgttacatatTGGACAgggaaatgttaaaatgtaataaagaatataattatttttttacacatttattttgtacacaATACTACTGCGATTCAGATGCTTGAAATCAATATCGCTTCCTTAAACTGTAAGCTTCCTAGACGCCACAGCCCTCTGACACAGTTCAATGAAATCTGGTCCATTGAGCATCACCTACTGAGTAGTGCACATAACATTAGCATTAAAGGAGTGCTATCCAATCAGGTAGAATGACAcaacagaattatatatatatatatatatatatatatatatatatatatatatatatatatatatatatatatatattgtatttaggatatgcagatatttcaaatacacCTCTTCCTGATACCTTATCACTTCATGTCCAATGTTCTTGCTATAATCATACTGTACCATCTAACCCTGAGCACAGAAACTGAATAGATACCTGATAGCAACAGTGTTATTGTACCAGATTGGCTGTGACTTGGACAACCAGGTTAAGCTTTAAACAACCAGGTTAAGGAACACtttagggaggctgtgtggtccagtggttaaagaaaagggcttgtaaccaggaggtccccagtttaaatcccacctcagccactgacttattgtgtgaccctgagcaagtcacgtaacctccttgtgctccgtctttcaggtgagacgtagttgtaagtgactgcagctgatgcatagttcacacacctgagtctctgtaagttgccttggataaatataataaacaactaataataacacaataGAGATACAATTCAATATGGCTGTAATAATGGTACAATATAAAC
It includes:
- the LOC131735442 gene encoding olfactory receptor 6N1-like gives rise to the protein MLLPAASPEDLSERYFEEAAMEKENSSYVTMFTLSGLNESSTNKYIYFSFTLLGYLFIICVNLILIVIIALEKTLHEPMYFFLCNLSANALYGTAGFFPKLLFDFLSDTHVISYSGCLLQIFVIYSFSTCELSNLTVMAYDRYVAICRPLEYHAIMSPLTTGKLILFSWIFPLCCFCVVTLLAFRLPLCGSHIEKLFCDNWSIVKLSCVDTTVNNVNGYVIICIFFAHFLFILFSYMKILRVCQTSSIAMSKCLQTCLPHLLSVINYSIALLFDVMYSKYGSYDIPQVLHNLLSVEFLIVPPIFNPVIYGLNFQKIRNKVTRMCSRNKVIHT